A portion of the Alphaproteobacteria bacterium genome contains these proteins:
- a CDS encoding lipoprotein-releasing ABC transporter permease subunit: protein MFSRVERWVAWRYLRARRREGFISVVAGFSLVGIALGVATLIVVLSVMSGFREELLERLLGINGHVTVHPAASAQGIEGFDALATTLNTRADVRRATPQIQQQVMITNAGRARGALVRGVAPAELRKRSLNAEQMTDGALARFGTEDGVLVGDRLARTLGVQRGDSVTIVAPEGKATVFGTVPRARAYPVLGTFKLGMSEYDNLLVFMPLPQAQLHFQLPEMVNQIEVFVDNPDLAWLVSQEINADVLDAAYATPWQSNYQYLANALKVERNVMFLILTLIILIAAFNIISSLVMLVHDKGRGIAILRTMGSTQSTILRIFFLTGASIGAVGTLSGVMVGVALTLNIQTIQGWVESLFGQVFPPEIYYLTRLPAKIDSGEVVTIALISLGLSFLATVYPAWRAARLDPVEALRYE, encoded by the coding sequence GTGTTCTCCCGCGTCGAGCGTTGGGTGGCATGGCGCTATCTGCGCGCGCGTCGGCGCGAAGGTTTTATCTCCGTCGTAGCCGGCTTCTCGTTGGTCGGCATAGCGCTCGGCGTCGCTACGCTGATCGTAGTGCTTTCAGTGATGAGCGGTTTCCGCGAAGAGCTATTGGAGCGTCTGCTGGGGATAAACGGGCATGTCACCGTTCATCCCGCGGCCTCCGCGCAAGGCATAGAGGGTTTTGATGCCTTAGCCACGACGTTGAACACTCGGGCGGATGTGCGGCGGGCAACGCCGCAAATTCAGCAACAGGTCATGATCACTAATGCCGGCCGTGCGCGTGGCGCTTTGGTCCGGGGCGTGGCTCCGGCAGAATTGCGGAAACGATCCCTAAACGCTGAGCAGATGACCGACGGGGCCTTGGCGCGTTTCGGAACTGAAGATGGGGTATTGGTTGGCGATCGACTGGCTCGCACCTTGGGCGTCCAACGGGGCGACAGTGTGACAATTGTTGCGCCGGAAGGAAAGGCGACCGTTTTTGGCACGGTTCCGCGTGCCAGGGCCTATCCGGTCCTTGGAACTTTCAAGCTGGGCATGTCGGAGTACGATAATTTGCTCGTGTTTATGCCATTGCCCCAGGCGCAACTGCATTTCCAACTGCCGGAAATGGTTAATCAGATCGAAGTGTTCGTGGACAACCCGGACTTGGCGTGGCTGGTGTCACAAGAGATCAATGCTGATGTGCTTGACGCAGCCTATGCCACGCCATGGCAGTCGAATTATCAGTATCTCGCCAATGCGCTCAAGGTGGAGCGCAACGTGATGTTTCTGATCCTGACGCTGATCATTCTTATTGCGGCCTTCAACATCATCTCCAGCCTGGTGATGCTGGTGCACGACAAGGGCAGGGGTATCGCCATCCTCCGCACCATGGGGTCGACGCAGTCAACCATTCTGCGCATCTTTTTTCTGACGGGCGCATCTATTGGTGCCGTCGGCACGCTGTCGGGCGTGATGGTAGGCGTAGCCCTTACGTTGAATATCCAAACTATTCAGGGTTGGGTAGAATCCTTATTCGGCCAAGTCTTCCCACCAGAAATCTATTACCTAACCCGCTTGCCGGCGAAGATCGATTCTGGCGAGGTCGTGACTATCGCGCTGATCAGTCTCGGGTTGTCCTTCCTGGCGACGGTTTATCCTGCTTGGCGGGCGGCGCGGCTCGACCCTGTGGAGGCGTTGCGCTATGAGTGA